The following are encoded in a window of Paenibacillaceae bacterium GAS479 genomic DNA:
- a CDS encoding Sugar phosphate isomerase/epimerase has product MKIGLSTYSLAGALHKGEMNVLDIIDFTADNGGEHVEIVPIGFELKGNPELAKALIDKAASRGIELSNYSIGANFQGLSDADYRAEISRVKQEVDIAYALGVKFMRHDVASDSDLSIQNFNNSLDRLAAACREIADYAAGFGITTSVENHGYFIQASDRVQALVSAVDRPNFRTTLDVGNFMCADENSVSAVRKNLPIASVVHLKDFYLRPSYRNPGDGWFTTASGNFLRGAVVGQGDIDMPEVIRLVKASGYDGYISIEFEGLEDCRFGSRVGMANARRLWDNS; this is encoded by the coding sequence ATGAAAATCGGACTGAGTACGTATAGCCTGGCCGGCGCTCTCCATAAGGGAGAAATGAACGTGCTAGACATTATCGACTTCACTGCCGACAACGGCGGTGAACATGTAGAAATCGTACCGATTGGATTCGAGCTGAAAGGCAATCCGGAGCTCGCTAAAGCACTTATCGATAAAGCAGCCTCACGCGGCATCGAGCTGTCGAACTATTCGATCGGCGCCAACTTCCAAGGGCTGTCCGATGCGGACTACCGTGCCGAGATCAGCCGCGTGAAGCAAGAAGTGGACATCGCTTATGCGCTCGGAGTTAAGTTCATGCGCCATGATGTAGCTAGCGACTCCGATCTGTCCATCCAGAATTTCAACAACTCGCTGGACCGCTTAGCAGCCGCATGCCGCGAAATCGCCGATTATGCCGCAGGCTTCGGTATTACAACGAGTGTGGAAAACCACGGTTACTTCATCCAGGCGAGCGACCGGGTGCAGGCGCTTGTCTCAGCCGTTGATCGGCCGAACTTCCGCACAACGCTGGATGTGGGCAATTTCATGTGCGCCGATGAGAACTCTGTTTCTGCCGTCCGCAAAAACTTGCCGATTGCATCCGTTGTTCATTTAAAAGACTTTTATCTCCGTCCTTCGTATCGCAATCCTGGTGATGGCTGGTTCACAACCGCCTCTGGGAATTTCCTGCGGGGAGCCGTTGTTGGACAGGGTGACATTGATATGCCAGAGGTTATACGGCTTGTCAAAGCATCCGGCTACGATGGTTATATCTCTATCGAGTTCGAGGGACTTGAGGATTGCCGGTTCGGCTCTCGTGTTGGCATGGCGAATGCCCGCCGCCTGTGGGACAATAGCTAA
- a CDS encoding Signal transduction histidine kinase, protein MNPEKLYSSSFDEAADHILDVLSRLLNLNTLFVAVNDGKTNRIMKALNRNQRIVEEGTVLPFFEAYCSLVPNRIGGSVVIASTKEHASTATMAVTEKLGDHSFVGMPIRLADGSLYGTLCAMDQPGYPFSDWEIRTLHSMAMFLTYTVELETENVLQRERTEQLARRKQEDENRIQQLSQRHRTAQAKLSRNSDLLAMVSHEVRNSLNGNIGMTELMQQSELSEELQTYVKFMEDSNKNLLQLLDNVLDYSKLDEGEMNLEIFPLDLLSLIEDSMFLYASQAQLKNLELLLDLDRELPLLYGDAGKIRQIVLNLLSNAIKFTSSGNITIQVRSNSIDNRPGYERVYIAVSDTGIGMTAAEQELLFQKYSRPHEGQGRQELGTGLGLYISRQLTELMGGKLEVESEPGKGSRFFFWIELKSEPMPLVQLNHKPVVGKRVLLLDDSEELLAILGSLLTNWGIHVSACSEPVEIMSLLEQGYSYDALIVDENVAGSDTVEALLAEAAKRSLSIILMAPIGSTASPKLHEQARTLLAKPIRRFYLLHALTVVFGSGE, encoded by the coding sequence ATGAACCCTGAAAAGTTGTATTCCAGCTCCTTTGATGAGGCGGCTGATCATATTTTAGATGTACTTAGCCGGCTTCTTAATCTTAATACGTTGTTCGTCGCGGTCAATGACGGCAAAACGAATCGAATAATGAAGGCGCTCAACCGCAACCAGCGAATAGTTGAAGAAGGGACGGTACTGCCCTTTTTTGAAGCTTACTGCAGCCTCGTTCCTAATAGGATTGGCGGTTCAGTGGTGATCGCGAGCACCAAAGAGCATGCATCAACAGCAACTATGGCGGTTACGGAGAAACTGGGCGACCACTCCTTCGTGGGAATGCCGATCCGGCTCGCTGATGGTAGCTTGTATGGTACCCTCTGTGCAATGGATCAGCCTGGTTACCCATTCAGCGATTGGGAGATTCGCACGCTTCATTCCATGGCTATGTTCCTGACGTACACCGTTGAACTGGAAACCGAGAATGTCCTTCAGAGGGAACGGACCGAGCAGCTTGCCCGGCGCAAACAAGAAGACGAAAACCGAATTCAGCAGTTAAGCCAGCGTCACCGAACCGCTCAGGCCAAGCTTAGCCGCAACTCGGATCTGCTCGCAATGGTGAGCCATGAGGTTCGTAACTCGCTTAACGGTAATATCGGTATGACCGAGCTGATGCAGCAGTCAGAGTTGTCGGAAGAACTGCAGACCTATGTAAAATTCATGGAAGACAGCAATAAAAACCTGCTGCAACTGCTCGACAATGTACTCGATTACAGCAAGCTGGATGAGGGCGAGATGAACCTCGAAATTTTCCCGCTCGATCTGTTATCGCTCATTGAGGACAGCATGTTTCTTTACGCCTCCCAAGCACAGCTCAAAAATCTAGAGCTGCTGCTTGATCTGGACAGGGAGCTGCCTTTACTATACGGCGATGCAGGAAAGATTCGGCAGATTGTACTAAACCTGCTGAGCAATGCGATTAAATTCACGAGCAGCGGAAACATTACGATCCAGGTTCGATCGAATTCCATCGACAATCGTCCGGGATATGAACGAGTGTATATCGCAGTATCCGATACGGGGATTGGAATGACAGCAGCTGAGCAGGAACTGTTGTTCCAGAAGTACAGCCGACCTCATGAAGGACAGGGAAGACAGGAGCTCGGAACCGGACTTGGCCTGTATATTTCTCGCCAGCTAACGGAGCTTATGGGTGGAAAGCTTGAGGTGGAGAGCGAGCCGGGTAAGGGCAGCCGATTCTTCTTCTGGATTGAACTCAAGTCTGAGCCGATGCCTCTCGTACAGTTGAATCATAAGCCGGTAGTCGGCAAAAGAGTGCTTCTGCTCGATGACAGCGAGGAACTGCTAGCCATCTTGGGCTCGCTTCTGACGAACTGGGGCATACATGTCTCAGCATGCTCGGAGCCGGTAGAAATTATGAGCTTACTTGAGCAAGGATATTCCTATGACGCACTCATTGTAGACGAAAACGTCGCCGGTTCAGACACGGTGGAGGCTCTGTTAGCAGAGGCCGCCAAGCGGAGTTTGTCAATCATCCTCATGGCGCCGATCGGCAGCACGGCTTCACCGAAGTTGCACGAGCAAGCTCGGACTCTGCTTGCCAAGCCGATTCGGCGGTTCTACCTTTTGCACGCGCTGACGGTCGTGTTTGGCTCAGGAGAATGA
- a CDS encoding Uncharacterized conserved protein, AIM24 family, with the protein MKIAAPPPQGHARIMLEPNDALHVLHPKAILAYRGAPQSREDRFMDAAGIYRKRKWIRSRLQGPSELLLGLPPGFGLEAVELQEGSDLLFDFRHVMFYSDGMTLKPRVQKLKNAWITRELTRMRFSGPGTLGILTAGGLASIDLSEKQPLYVDAASLIAFPESAQVRLAVYGNPLASQHMNVQWELRGRGPALIQSGSFDRSLPELLEKGGFLRRTLRELLPFGGVYIK; encoded by the coding sequence ATGAAGATAGCCGCGCCTCCTCCACAAGGACATGCCCGTATCATGCTGGAGCCTAACGATGCGCTCCATGTGCTTCATCCAAAGGCGATTCTCGCCTATCGCGGAGCGCCCCAGAGCCGCGAGGATCGCTTCATGGACGCAGCCGGTATTTATCGTAAGCGCAAGTGGATTCGCTCCCGGCTGCAAGGTCCGAGCGAGCTGTTGCTTGGCCTGCCTCCCGGCTTTGGACTGGAGGCAGTAGAGCTTCAGGAAGGCAGCGATCTGCTGTTCGACTTCCGGCATGTTATGTTTTACAGCGACGGCATGACGCTGAAACCTCGCGTACAAAAGCTCAAGAACGCTTGGATCACGCGCGAACTGACTCGGATGCGCTTCAGCGGTCCGGGCACACTCGGCATACTGACCGCAGGCGGTCTTGCCTCCATCGACCTGTCCGAGAAGCAGCCGCTGTACGTCGATGCCGCCTCGCTGATCGCTTTCCCCGAATCGGCGCAAGTTCGCCTCGCCGTCTATGGGAATCCGCTGGCCAGCCAGCATATGAATGTGCAATGGGAGCTGCGCGGCCGCGGCCCGGCGCTAATCCAGAGCGGCTCCTTTGACCGCTCGCTGCCGGAGCTGCTGGAGAAGGGCGGCTTCCTGCGCCGGACGCTGCGCGAGCTGCTTCCGTTTGGCGGCGTCTATATCAAATAA
- a CDS encoding MFS transporter, FSR family, fosmidomycin resistance protein has product MSTSQSARIGAARTGTVYAILIAISVVHMLNDSMQSVIPALYPIFQDTLSISYTQIGWLTFALQMTSSVMQPVVGLISDRKPSPWLLPVGMVLSMIGIAGLAYAPNFWLLIFFIMFVGLGSAVFHPEGSRVVYFAAGGRRGYAQSIYQVGGNFGQSLAPLMTMFIFIPLGQDGAIWGTLLAVVGLLVLLKVVPWYSKQLQEHGKPVKKAPVPRGELSLDARRQKKVVALAITLLITLVFARSWYGAAIGTFYQFYLIHDYGLTSKEAQVPVYLFMFFGVVGTFFGGIISDKIGTKRMMLLSLLGAAPFALLMPHLPLIWMYPVAALLGLILQSGFSVSVVYAQELMPGRVGMASGLITGFAFGMGALGAVVLGRLGDLYGLQSMMLWTSVLPLAGLLALFLPGGRRLN; this is encoded by the coding sequence ATGTCCACCTCGCAATCGGCCCGAATCGGCGCAGCCCGCACCGGGACCGTCTATGCGATATTAATCGCCATCAGCGTTGTACATATGCTGAATGACTCTATGCAGTCTGTTATTCCTGCTCTTTATCCCATTTTCCAGGATACGCTGTCCATCAGTTATACCCAGATCGGTTGGTTGACCTTCGCTCTGCAGATGACTTCATCCGTCATGCAGCCGGTTGTTGGCCTCATCTCGGACCGCAAGCCTTCACCGTGGCTACTGCCCGTTGGCATGGTACTGAGCATGATCGGGATAGCTGGATTGGCCTATGCTCCAAACTTCTGGTTGTTGATCTTTTTCATTATGTTCGTCGGTTTAGGATCAGCAGTGTTCCATCCCGAAGGCTCGCGTGTTGTCTACTTCGCAGCAGGCGGCAGGCGAGGTTACGCTCAGTCGATCTATCAGGTAGGCGGTAACTTCGGCCAGTCGCTGGCTCCACTTATGACGATGTTCATCTTCATTCCGCTCGGCCAGGATGGAGCAATATGGGGCACGTTGCTTGCAGTCGTCGGCCTTCTGGTACTGCTCAAGGTGGTGCCGTGGTACAGCAAGCAGTTACAAGAGCATGGCAAGCCGGTCAAAAAAGCTCCGGTACCCCGCGGCGAGCTGTCGCTCGATGCGCGCCGCCAAAAGAAAGTTGTGGCGCTGGCAATAACGCTGCTCATTACGCTAGTATTCGCCCGTTCCTGGTACGGAGCTGCCATCGGCACCTTTTATCAGTTTTATTTGATCCATGATTATGGTCTCACTAGCAAAGAAGCACAGGTTCCAGTGTATCTGTTCATGTTCTTCGGCGTCGTTGGCACATTTTTCGGCGGGATCATCTCGGATAAAATCGGCACCAAACGGATGATGCTGTTATCACTGCTCGGAGCGGCTCCGTTTGCGCTGTTGATGCCGCATTTGCCGCTGATCTGGATGTATCCCGTTGCTGCGCTGCTGGGCCTCATCCTCCAATCGGGCTTCTCGGTCAGCGTTGTTTACGCACAGGAGCTGATGCCGGGCCGCGTTGGTATGGCATCCGGGCTTATCACCGGTTTTGCCTTTGGTATGGGTGCGCTTGGCGCGGTTGTGCTTGGCCGACTCGGTGATTTGTACGGCTTGCAGAGTATGATGCTCTGGACCAGTGTTCTGCCGCTCGCCGGTTTGCTGGCGCTTTTCTTGCCTGGCGGCCGACGGCTTAAT
- a CDS encoding transcriptional regulator, LytTR family, with the protein MVNVPLKDRNVYEDFDVETDILYYRLGSLGLVSFHGSNYNIKKKLSAEQITSLRGNEVFFPVTSGCYVNTALISTIEDNTIYFGSKGPESKRVPLSRWKAYLLRSHLSRAHSHSAQ; encoded by the coding sequence ATGGTAAACGTGCCATTAAAGGACCGCAACGTGTACGAGGACTTTGATGTTGAAACGGACATTCTGTATTATAGGCTCGGTTCCCTGGGCCTGGTCAGCTTCCACGGCAGCAACTACAACATAAAAAAGAAACTGTCTGCCGAACAGATTACCAGCTTGCGCGGGAATGAAGTCTTTTTTCCTGTCACTTCCGGCTGTTACGTGAATACCGCGCTGATCAGCACGATCGAGGACAACACCATCTACTTCGGTAGCAAAGGTCCAGAGTCCAAGCGCGTACCGCTCTCCCGCTGGAAAGCTTATTTGCTGCGCAGCCATCTGAGCCGCGCACACAGCCATTCGGCACAATAG
- a CDS encoding Predicted dehydrogenase, with product MSIKIGVIGTGSISEFHLQGYATNKESELYAICDLNEKRAQAVADKFGASKVYTQYADLLADPEIDAVSICTWNNTHAEISIAALEAGKHVLVEKPLCRTVEEAYAVQEAVRKSGKMLMVGYVRRYDPNAMMLNSFIQNGEFGDLYFAKASYIRRMGNPGGWFSDKSRSGGGPVIDIGVHVIDLCWYLMGRPKVKSVSANEYKHLGNRANVKHLSRYMAADYNAEQNDVEDMANALIRFENGASLLVDVSFSLHTVKDEGVIKLFGTKGGFEIDPEVVMVTEKNDTILNTSPQTDSKGLQIGRAFQSEIDHFVDCIVNGKQPISPVEDGVEVMKILCAIYESAAKGAEVTFP from the coding sequence ATGAGTATTAAAATCGGCGTCATCGGTACGGGTTCCATTTCCGAGTTCCACCTGCAAGGATATGCAACCAACAAAGAGAGCGAACTCTACGCCATCTGTGATCTCAATGAAAAGCGCGCCCAAGCGGTCGCGGACAAGTTTGGCGCATCCAAAGTATATACGCAGTACGCCGATCTGCTCGCCGATCCAGAGATCGATGCTGTAAGCATCTGCACCTGGAATAATACACATGCGGAGATCAGCATCGCAGCGCTGGAAGCCGGTAAACATGTGCTTGTTGAAAAGCCGCTTTGCCGTACGGTCGAGGAAGCTTACGCGGTTCAAGAGGCTGTCCGCAAATCCGGCAAAATGCTAATGGTTGGTTATGTCCGCCGCTACGATCCTAACGCCATGATGCTGAATTCCTTTATTCAGAACGGTGAGTTCGGTGACCTCTACTTTGCCAAAGCTTCCTATATCCGCCGTATGGGCAATCCGGGCGGCTGGTTCTCCGACAAGTCCCGCTCCGGCGGCGGCCCAGTTATCGACATCGGTGTTCATGTAATCGATCTATGCTGGTACCTGATGGGACGTCCAAAGGTGAAGTCCGTCAGCGCAAACGAGTACAAACATCTGGGTAATCGCGCTAATGTCAAACATCTGTCACGCTACATGGCCGCCGATTACAACGCCGAGCAAAATGATGTTGAGGATATGGCGAACGCGCTCATCCGTTTCGAAAACGGAGCTTCCCTGCTCGTTGATGTCAGCTTCTCTCTGCATACCGTCAAAGATGAAGGCGTTATCAAATTGTTCGGAACGAAGGGCGGCTTTGAGATCGATCCTGAGGTCGTCATGGTAACTGAAAAGAACGATACGATTCTCAACACCTCTCCGCAAACAGACAGCAAGGGATTGCAGATTGGCCGCGCATTCCAAAGCGAGATTGACCACTTCGTCGATTGCATTGTGAATGGCAAACAACCGATCAGCCCTGTCGAGGACGGCGTCGAAGTCATGAAAATTTTGTGCGCTATTTATGAGTCCGCAGCCAAAGGAGCCGAGGTGACCTTTCCATGA
- a CDS encoding AraC-like ligand binding domain-containing protein, giving the protein MQQRPLSLLEPMNMPDPHFPVKHGTMRETGRGVTLFPAHWHNHIELLQFRSGHAVIEVNYVPIEAGPGDIMVFNSNDIHMGILQSESVEYDILIADLTLLQSQSPDAAETKYITPMAQNRILFRNQISGDARLTAILDQLAEEFRTRQSGFELSVKSLLYGMLTELLRGYVDLRLTENESHARLRNLERFEPIFHYIETNYTDDITVDDLAARASLSRFHFSRLFRQLTGRTVTDYVNRIRINKSEYLLRSSEKTIAEIAMAAGYNDLSYFSRTFRKYRGYAPSEVRSRRDTETVFLD; this is encoded by the coding sequence ATGCAACAACGACCTTTGTCTTTGCTGGAGCCGATGAATATGCCCGACCCGCATTTTCCGGTCAAGCATGGCACCATGCGTGAGACCGGGAGAGGGGTTACGCTGTTTCCCGCTCACTGGCACAATCATATCGAGCTGCTGCAATTCCGCTCCGGCCATGCGGTTATCGAGGTCAATTACGTTCCAATCGAGGCTGGTCCGGGTGATATTATGGTGTTCAACAGTAACGATATTCATATGGGGATCCTGCAGTCGGAGTCGGTGGAGTACGATATTCTGATCGCTGATCTGACCTTGCTGCAGAGCCAGTCACCGGATGCTGCGGAAACTAAATATATCACCCCGATGGCGCAAAACCGCATCCTGTTCCGTAATCAGATTTCCGGTGATGCCAGACTGACGGCCATTCTCGATCAGCTTGCGGAGGAATTCCGCACTCGTCAGTCGGGCTTTGAGCTATCGGTCAAGTCGCTGCTGTACGGCATGCTGACCGAGCTGCTGAGAGGTTATGTCGACCTGCGTCTGACGGAGAACGAATCTCATGCCCGTTTGCGCAACCTGGAACGCTTCGAGCCCATTTTTCATTATATTGAAACCAATTATACCGACGACATAACGGTAGACGACCTGGCCGCTCGCGCATCGCTCAGCCGCTTTCACTTCAGCCGGTTGTTCCGGCAGCTGACGGGGCGGACCGTGACCGACTACGTCAACCGCATTCGCATTAATAAGTCAGAGTATCTCTTACGGAGCAGTGAGAAGACGATTGCCGAGATTGCGATGGCTGCCGGTTACAATGATCTGAGTTACTTTAGCCGCACATTCCGCAAATATCGGGGGTATGCACCTTCCGAGGTGCGAAGCCGCCGCGATACAGAGACGGTGTTTTTGGATTAA
- a CDS encoding 6-phosphogluconolactonase yields the protein MKGVICLANKLDIFYIGTYGKAADPTLYGCHFDKTSGKLSVFQRFAGIEQASFLAIHPGGRILYACSETGETRGEPGGSVYSLSIDPQTGELEALEDRLTYGEHPCYVSVSVEGDALYVANYSGGNAAVIPLSVEGRLEEPASSVIAGEGELGTLKDRQEKPHAHCIDPLPATPYVYVADLGTDSVYIHRRSVDGRSLLRTGSLRLEPGSGPRHIAFKEGLSYAYIIGELDSHVTVAQIGSKGKLEAVQRISALPANFQGESWAADIHLSQDGRFLYVSNRGHDSIAAFSVNTENGCLTLIQHISTGGTYPRNFALTPDGNWLLAANQNSGNVNVFRRDPQTGLLQATESVLNVPSPVCIRFL from the coding sequence ATGAAAGGGGTGATTTGTTTGGCTAACAAACTCGACATCTTCTATATCGGTACCTACGGCAAGGCTGCTGATCCTACTCTCTATGGCTGTCATTTTGACAAAACTAGCGGAAAGCTGAGCGTTTTTCAGCGATTTGCCGGCATAGAACAGGCATCCTTTCTGGCCATTCATCCGGGTGGCAGAATCCTGTATGCGTGCAGCGAAACGGGAGAGACCCGAGGCGAGCCTGGCGGCTCTGTCTATTCCTTATCGATCGATCCGCAGACAGGGGAGCTGGAGGCGCTGGAGGATAGGCTGACCTATGGGGAGCATCCCTGTTATGTCAGCGTATCGGTAGAAGGCGACGCTTTGTATGTGGCCAACTATAGCGGAGGCAACGCGGCCGTAATTCCGCTGTCAGTCGAGGGCAGGTTGGAAGAGCCGGCTTCTTCTGTAATCGCCGGCGAGGGCGAGCTTGGCACCCTTAAAGATCGACAGGAGAAGCCCCACGCCCATTGCATTGATCCACTTCCGGCTACGCCGTATGTTTATGTGGCTGATCTTGGCACGGATTCGGTCTATATTCATCGCCGCTCTGTTGACGGACGCTCACTGCTGAGGACAGGTTCCTTGCGACTTGAACCCGGCAGCGGTCCGCGACATATCGCGTTTAAGGAAGGATTATCTTATGCGTATATCATTGGTGAGCTGGATTCCCATGTAACCGTTGCGCAGATCGGCAGCAAGGGCAAGCTGGAAGCGGTACAGCGGATTTCTGCTCTGCCGGCGAACTTCCAGGGCGAGAGCTGGGCTGCGGACATCCATCTGTCCCAGGACGGTCGATTCCTGTACGTTTCCAATCGGGGGCATGACAGCATCGCAGCGTTCTCTGTTAACACGGAGAACGGGTGTCTAACCTTAATCCAGCATATATCAACAGGAGGCACTTATCCGCGGAACTTCGCTTTAACGCCGGATGGGAATTGGCTGCTCGCAGCCAACCAGAACAGCGGGAACGTTAATGTGTTTCGCCGTGATCCGCAGACTGGCTTGCTCCAGGCTACGGAATCTGTTTTGAATGTGCCGTCACCTGTCTGCATACGCTTTTTGTAA
- a CDS encoding Predicted PurR-regulated permease PerM, producing MDSMQQERQEEARLNRFRKFFINNNFVLFLLILLLVGVNIYIFAHITFVFSPLIALVRTVLLPLLLAGVAYYLLNPLVDRMEKRGLKRGWVIAALYIIIIGFLTLLVTIVIPVVRLQIQGLIENFPMYIKYVQDMITLYLGSNIVIDLQKELNVDLQQVATELSQKAGSILQTTITNIGGFLGTVTEFVLALVTLPFILFYMLRDGKKLPEFIMKLLPTNLRPETRRVLSESNDQISSYIRGQIIVSICIGILLYIGYLIIGLQYSLVLAIVAACTAVVPYIGPVIAITPALVVAAFTSPIMLLKMIAVWTIVQLIEGKFISPQIMGKTLKIHPITIIFVILTSGKLFGFLGIILAVPGYAVLKVFVIHLFRWFMVNSKLYGPEPEYKILGVKRDADGQP from the coding sequence GTGGATTCAATGCAGCAGGAACGGCAGGAGGAAGCCCGCCTTAACCGCTTTCGTAAATTTTTCATCAATAACAACTTTGTTTTGTTTCTGCTTATTCTGCTCCTCGTGGGCGTCAATATTTATATCTTTGCCCATATTACCTTCGTCTTCTCACCGCTAATTGCACTGGTCCGAACAGTGCTGCTGCCATTGTTGCTTGCCGGAGTTGCCTATTACTTGCTTAATCCACTGGTGGATCGGATGGAAAAGCGAGGTTTGAAACGGGGCTGGGTCATTGCCGCGTTATACATCATTATTATCGGTTTCCTTACTCTGCTCGTTACGATTGTTATTCCGGTCGTCCGTTTGCAGATTCAGGGACTGATTGAAAACTTTCCAATGTATATCAAATATGTCCAAGATATGATTACGTTATATTTAGGCAGCAATATTGTGATAGATCTGCAGAAGGAGCTAAATGTTGACCTGCAGCAGGTCGCCACTGAGCTTTCTCAGAAGGCGGGCAGTATACTCCAGACGACTATTACAAATATTGGCGGCTTTCTAGGCACAGTAACTGAATTTGTCTTGGCGCTCGTTACGCTGCCGTTCATCTTGTTCTACATGCTGAGAGACGGCAAAAAACTGCCGGAATTCATTATGAAGCTACTGCCGACTAATTTGCGCCCAGAAACGCGGCGCGTACTGAGCGAGTCCAACGATCAGATCAGTTCTTACATCCGCGGACAGATTATCGTCAGTATCTGCATCGGCATTTTGCTGTATATCGGCTATTTAATTATCGGGCTTCAATATTCACTTGTGCTGGCTATCGTCGCTGCTTGTACGGCGGTTGTTCCTTATATCGGGCCAGTCATAGCCATTACACCCGCTTTGGTCGTCGCCGCATTCACATCGCCGATCATGCTGCTCAAAATGATTGCAGTCTGGACGATCGTACAGCTGATTGAGGGTAAATTCATCTCTCCTCAGATCATGGGCAAGACGCTCAAAATCCATCCCATTACGATCATTTTTGTCATCCTTACCTCGGGCAAGCTGTTTGGTTTCCTTGGCATTATTCTTGCCGTTCCGGGTTATGCCGTGCTGAAGGTGTTCGTGATCCATCTGTTCAGATGGTTTATGGTGAATTCCAAGTTATATGGACCGGAGCCCGAGTATAAGATTCTAGGTGTCAAAAGGGACGCTGATGGGCAGCCATAA